A region of the Pseudomonas asiatica genome:
GCACGATGTTGGCGCCCGCGCGGGCCAGCACCTGGGCAATGCCCAGGCCGATGCCGCTGGTGGAACCGGTGACGAGTGCGGTCTTGCCTTTGAGGGTCATGCAAAGCTCCTTAGACGATGCCGGTGGCGTAGAACGTGGCGATGACCACGAACACCGCCAGGGTCTTGATCAGGGTAATACCGAAAATGTCCTTGTAGGCCTCGCGGTGGGTCAGCCCGGTCACGGCCAGCAGGGTGATGACCGCACCGTTGTGCGGCAGGGTGTCCATGCCCCCGCTGGCCATGGCGGCCACTCGGTGCAGCACTTCGAGCGGGATGTTGGCGGCATTGGCGGCGGCGATGAAGCTGTCGCCCATGGCCGCCAGGGCGATGCTCATGCCGCCCGAGGCAGAGCCGGTGATGCCGGCCAGCAAGGTCACGGTGATGGCTTCGTTGACCAGTGGGTTGGGGATGCCGCGCAGGGCATCGGCCAACACCAGGAAGCCCGGCAGCGAGGCGATCACCGCGCCAAAGCCGTATTCCGAGGCGGTGTTCATGGCCGCCAGCAAGGCGCCGCCCACGGCGCTTTTGGTGCCTTCGGCCAGGCGGGTGCGGATGGCGCCGAAGGCACACACCAGCACCATCAGGATGCCCACCAGCAACGCCGCCTGCACCGCCCAGATGGCTGTGAGCTTGGCCACATCGCTTTGTACCGGCGCGCTCATGCCGGGCAGTTGCAGGCTGTGGCTGGGGCCGTACCACTGCGGGATCCAGTGGGTGAACAGCAGGTTCATCACCCCCACCAGCAGCAGCGGCGACAGGGCCAGCCAGGGGTTGGGCAGCGCCAGGTCGGCAGCGGTTTCCGGTTCGTTGCGCAAGTCGCTGCCATAGCCTTCACCGGCGCGCTGGGCCTTGTTGCGCTGGCGCTGCAGGTAGGCCATGCCGGTGCAGAACACGAACAGCGTGCCGATCAGGCCCAGCCAGGGCGCGGCCCAGGCGGTGGTGTTGAAGAAGGTGCTGGGGATGATGTTCTGGATCTGCGGGGTGCCGGGCAGGGCATCCATGGTGAACGAGAACGCGCCCAGGGCGATGGTTGCCGGGATCAGGCGCTTGGGGATATTGCTCTGGCGGAACATCTCGGCGGCGAACGGGTACACCGCGAACACCACCACGAACAGCGACACGCCACCGTAGGTGAGCAGGGCGCATACCAGCACGATCACCAGCATCGCCTGGCGGGTGCCGAGCACGCGGATGGCGGCGGCGACGATCGAGCGCGAGAAGCCGGACAGCTCGATCAGCTTGCCGAACACGGCGCCCAGCAGGAACACCGGGAAGTAGAGTTTGATGAAACCGACCATTTTCTCCATGAACACCCCGGTGAATGCGGGGGCCACGGCGGACGGGTCGGTGAGCAGTACCGCCCCGAGGGCGGCGATGGGGGCGAAGAGGATTACGCTGTAACCGCGGTAGGCAGCCAGCATCAGCAGGGCCAGAGCGGCTAGGGCGATGAGCACGGTCATCGGGGTGGGTCTCCTGGGTGAGTCTTGTTTTTATCGGTGAACAGGAGATAGCGGGAATCGTGCCAGTTTTTAACTCATTGATTTATATGGGTATTTTGTTTTCTACCGAATTTTTGTCTCTGTCTTGAGATTTTGGGGCCGCTTTGCGGCCCATCGCGACACCAGGCCGCTCCTACAAGTGCACCGCGATCTCCTGTAGGAGCGGCCTTGTGTCGCGATCGAGGGCAAAGCCCTCGCGGCAATCTCAAAATGGAAACATAAGTCTCCAATCAGAGACCTAGCGCTACCATCTTCTTGTACAAGGTCGATCGCCCCAACCCTAACGCTGCCGCAGTCTCTGGCACATTTCCCTCATGCTCGGCCAACGCTTCGGCAATCAGCCTGCGTTCAAACTGCTCGCACGCTTCTCGGTAAGTCTGACGCCCGGGTTCCGCCGCCACCGGGCTCAACGGCCCCAATGCCGCCCGTAGATCCGCCACCCCCAACCGCGGCTGATCCGCCAGCAGCGTGGCCCGCTCCAGCACATTGCGCAGCTCGCGAATGTTCCCCGGCCATGCATGCCGCGCCAATAGCTGCTGCGCTTCGGCCTCGAGCTCATACTGGCTGCCCAGTTCGCCCAGGATGGCCTCGCACAGCGCCGGCAGGTCCTCCAGCCGTTGCCGCAGTGGCGGCACCTCGATCGGCAGCACATTCAGCCGGTAATACAGGTCGGCGCGGAATGCCCCGCGGGCGATGGCGGCCTGCAGGTCGATGGAGGTGGCGGCAATGATGCGCACATCACTGCGCAGCATCTGGTTCGAGCCTACCGGCTCGTACTCCTTCTCCTGCAACACCCGCAACAGCTTGCTCTGCAGGGCCAGCGGCATGTCGCCGATCTCGTCGAGGAACAGCGTGCCGCCTTCGGCCAGTTGCAGCTTGCCGCTGCGGCCCTTGCGATCGGCGCCGGTAAAGGCGCCGGGTGCGGTGCCGAAGAATTCGGCTTCCAGCAGTGTCTCGGGGATGGCCGCACTGTTGATGCTGACAAACGCCTTGTGCGCCCGCGCCGACGCCGCATGGATGGCATGAGCCAGCAGTTCCTTGCCGGTGCCGGTTTCGCCCAGCAGCAGCACCGGCGAATCGCTGCTTGCGCCACGCCGGGCGCGGCGCTTGGCCTCCAGGCTGGCGGCGCTGCTGCCGACGAACTGGGCGAAGCTGTACTTGGCCTGGCGGGCGCGCAATTGCGAGCGGGTCGAGGCCAGCTCCTGCTGCATGCTGGAGTAGCGTTTGAGCAGCGGCGACAGGCTGCGCAACTCATCGAACAGGGCAAAGCCGATGGCGCCGATCAGCGCGCCCTGGTCGTCGTGGATGGGCAGGCGCATTACCACCAGCGGCTCGTTCGGGGTGTCGAGCATGTCCAGCAGGATTGGCCGGCCATTGCTCACTACCTCGCGCATCAGGCTGCCCGGGATCACCGCCTCGCATGGCTGGCCGATGGCGCTGGCGGCGTCGGCCAGGCCAAAGCGCCGGGCGTAGCGCTCGTTCATCCAGACGATGCGCGCCTGGCGATCGACGATTACCGTGCCCTCGCTGGACTGCTCGATGATCTCGAACAACGAGCGGATCGCCAGTTGCCGTACCTGGGGGTAGTCCTTGAGGCTGTCGCTGTCGTGCATGGGTAGAAATCCTGAAATCTGTAAAAGCAGGGCCGGCCTCTTCGCGGGTAAACCCGCTCCCACAGGTACCCCACAGTCCTCAAGGTTTGTGGTGATCCTGTGGGAGCGGGTTTACCCGCGAAGAGGCCAGACCTGAAAACCTATCCCCTGGGGTCGAACGCCTCGCGCAAGGCATCCCCGATAAACACCAGCAGCGACAGGATCACCGCCAGGGCAAAGAACGCGGTAAAGCCCAGCCACGGCGCCTCCAGGTGCTGTTTACCCTGGGTCACCAGCTCTCCCAGCGAAGCACTCCCGGCCGGCATGCCGAACCCGAGAAAATCCAGCGCAGTCAGGGTGGTGATCGCCCCGGTCAGCATGAACGGCACATAGGTCAGCGTTGCGTTCATGGCATTGGGCAGGATGTGCCGCAGCATTACCTGGCTGTCTGGCAACCCCAGCGCCCTTGCGGCCTTCACGTACTCCAGGTTGCGACCGCGCAGGAACTCGGCGCGCACCACATCGACCAGGGTCAGCCAGGAGAACAGCGCCATGATCCCCAGCAGCCACCAGAAGTCCGGCTCGACGAACCCGCTGAGGATGATCAGCAGGTACAGCACCGGCAACCCCGACCACACCTCCAGCAGGCGCTGGCCGATCAGGTCGACCCAGCCGCCGTGGTAGCCCTGCAAAGCACCGGCCGCCACCCCGATCAGCACGCTGACCACGGTCAGG
Encoded here:
- a CDS encoding GntP family permease gives rise to the protein MTVLIALAALALLMLAAYRGYSVILFAPIAALGAVLLTDPSAVAPAFTGVFMEKMVGFIKLYFPVFLLGAVFGKLIELSGFSRSIVAAAIRVLGTRQAMLVIVLVCALLTYGGVSLFVVVFAVYPFAAEMFRQSNIPKRLIPATIALGAFSFTMDALPGTPQIQNIIPSTFFNTTAWAAPWLGLIGTLFVFCTGMAYLQRQRNKAQRAGEGYGSDLRNEPETAADLALPNPWLALSPLLLVGVMNLLFTHWIPQWYGPSHSLQLPGMSAPVQSDVAKLTAIWAVQAALLVGILMVLVCAFGAIRTRLAEGTKSAVGGALLAAMNTASEYGFGAVIASLPGFLVLADALRGIPNPLVNEAITVTLLAGITGSASGGMSIALAAMGDSFIAAANAANIPLEVLHRVAAMASGGMDTLPHNGAVITLLAVTGLTHREAYKDIFGITLIKTLAVFVVIATFYATGIV
- a CDS encoding sigma-54 interaction domain-containing protein → MHDSDSLKDYPQVRQLAIRSLFEIIEQSSEGTVIVDRQARIVWMNERYARRFGLADAASAIGQPCEAVIPGSLMREVVSNGRPILLDMLDTPNEPLVVMRLPIHDDQGALIGAIGFALFDELRSLSPLLKRYSSMQQELASTRSQLRARQAKYSFAQFVGSSAASLEAKRRARRGASSDSPVLLLGETGTGKELLAHAIHAASARAHKAFVSINSAAIPETLLEAEFFGTAPGAFTGADRKGRSGKLQLAEGGTLFLDEIGDMPLALQSKLLRVLQEKEYEPVGSNQMLRSDVRIIAATSIDLQAAIARGAFRADLYYRLNVLPIEVPPLRQRLEDLPALCEAILGELGSQYELEAEAQQLLARHAWPGNIRELRNVLERATLLADQPRLGVADLRAALGPLSPVAAEPGRQTYREACEQFERRLIAEALAEHEGNVPETAAALGLGRSTLYKKMVALGL
- a CDS encoding ABC transporter permease, which encodes MLSPISRRRLQRFRRNRLGWVSLWLFAALLLLSLCAELVANDKPLLLGYKGDLYVPALKRYTEQQFGGQLPFQPDYRSAYVRQLIEQQGGWMLFAPIPFSADTPNYDLQVPTPSPPSASNWLGTDDQGRDVLARVLYGTRVSLLFAFALTVVSVLIGVAAGALQGYHGGWVDLIGQRLLEVWSGLPVLYLLIILSGFVEPDFWWLLGIMALFSWLTLVDVVRAEFLRGRNLEYVKAARALGLPDSQVMLRHILPNAMNATLTYVPFMLTGAITTLTALDFLGFGMPAGSASLGELVTQGKQHLEAPWLGFTAFFALAVILSLLVFIGDALREAFDPRG